From Chrysemys picta bellii isolate R12L10 chromosome 1, ASM1138683v2, whole genome shotgun sequence:
GAAACCTGCAACAAAAACCAATTCCTTTCTGACATATAGTGAAAGGCAACTTAGAGGTAAGCCACTAGTTGGAGTacttataaaatcatgaccatAGCAGAAATGGTGGTGATGGTGTGCTTAGGGAAGATTAAGTTATAATATCTTTTATAGACCTTTTTAGTATCAACTATGTTAAGTCTCGATGTGGCACTGGATCCTACAGACATGGGAAGAGCTTATTAAATTATCAACATGAATACACAGGTGAAAAGTGTCAACATTCCTAATTGAAAAGACTATTCCTTGCACAATCAAAGGCATCAGGTCTGATTTATCACTACTTTGTACCTTATGCAGTTATTTACTTCTGTGCTAAGTGGATGTAAAGCTCTATTGGGTCTGAATTCTCCACTAACTCTGGGAGAAGCATCACTTTGCATGCATTCACTTTGCCCAGTGTATTACCAAAGGTACTAGCAGTGCCACGGAAAATCAAGTCCATTGACTGAAAATGTAATTATCaattcttccccccgccccgaaCTTCTGCCATACAATATAAGCAAAAAGACTTTGCACAACTTAAGAAACATTATTACTGATGTCTCTATTTGATATCCACTGAAACTTAAAACCACACGTAACTGGAAAAACACACATTTACAAGGATCAGTCCGCATAGCAGCTGTTAGTCAAATCCCATGTTATTAGTCACATTAAAAGTGGGGAATAAATTTCTTGTCTGtgatcaggaaaaagaaaactaGCTTCCAGTTTGCAAGAGACATTTGAGGCCAGATATTGATCTCGACTGCATCAGTATAATTAGGAGTAACTCCAGTCTAGCCTTGGCTCTAAGATATTAGGTTTTGTCATTGTATATTTTCTTATCTTCATGCTTGACCCTTTCAGAAGATACAACCATTTGAAAATATTACTTAGGCTTGAGAACTGAAATTAATGTTTGTATGAATACTGTTGTTTTATGAATATTCATGGAGCAGCCAGTCTCTGTGTCTCTCCTGCATCTGGAGTGGTCCAGGAGAGTCCGTGAGATTGTGTACATATAGTGCAGTCTAACTTCTCATGAATGTTGAATTTCTGAACTGCatagatttttgtttatttgtaactgactttttaaaaatgtaaataggtAATAGAACAAATGTAATTATAATCATAAATCGATTCTGGTATGGGAGTATTTTACAACCACTTTGCTCAGGCTTATAAATGACTGTACAAGGCAGAAGGCAGTGCAGAATCATCTACATGGTCCCTGACATGAAGAATGATACCCTAAGGCCCCCATCCTTCAGCTGGATCTGTGTGGATATACCCCTGTGGCCATATGGGTCTGAGGTTATAACATTCCAGAGTGCAATCCAGATTAGAGGGGGATTGTGTCACCACTTGTCCTGCAACCTCGGATGCCTCACAATGCATTGTTGCTGCAGCTCCCAACcagccaaacagcatgcaggtctgTGTacaactgcagcctgccagctacaCACCAGCCGCACtatggcttccagcagccttggttactacttgcagggtgaccccaacctACTCCCAGATTGTCCAGTGTTGTGTActatccagccctctcctggacagtgtgAATATTTTAGgtcagtttgctactttaattggAGTTACCACACAGCCCAGTTTAaccacaacactggattagttttgattaaagaataaaacaagtttataaacTACAAAGATATAGATATTAAGCAAGTAcaagtgtgatgggttggatcatagaaacccccttggggctgccaactgatgtgccaagactacttctgcccctgcttttctgtcctggcagcttaggacttcagtgccatgcctggtttgagccagacctgctagcctgctgcaaacccagatctAGGTCTGAAgcatgtcccctaacagctgtgagcttgactgaaagcaacttacagaagtgttcttgtctttcacactcagatgcccaactcccaatggggtctaaacccaaataaatccgttttaccctgtataaagcttatacagggtaaactcataaattgttcgccctctataacactgatagagagatatgcacagctgtttgccccccccccccaggtattaacacatactctgaactaataagtaaaaagtgattttattaaatacagaaagtaggatttaagtggtttcaagtagtaacagacagaacaaagtgaattaccaagtaaaaataaaataaaatacgccagtctatgtctaagaaaactgaatacaaataacaccttaccagttccagtaagcttcctattacagactagactcctgctagtctgggtccagcaatcactcacatcccctgtagtgactgtcctttgttccagtttctttcaggtatccttgggggtacCTAAAAGAAACTGAGGTTCtccctttagccagctgaagaccaaatggaggggtctcccacaggcttaAATGGAATTTagcttgtgggtggagacccgctcctctctcctatgcaaagtccagctccaggatggagttctggagtcacctgggcaagtcacatgtccatacatgactcagtttttacaggcagaagccattgcccacatggtatcttgaatgtctccaggaagacttcagCATttcaagatgcattgttccttaagtgcttcttgattgggcacttaactttgtgaattcctttctccagcaactgaccaaatgctctactaaggttatttagaaaacAAGCCAGTACagggccaatattcataactttgaatacaaaaatgatacatgcatacaaacaggattaatagattcagcagatcataacctttacatagatacattacatggcatatgtagcacagaacatattccagttatgtcatatatattcataagcatatttccataaagccttatggggagGGTGCCGTCACAACAAGTACAAtacattaaagtcagaaatggttacaagcgaaataaagataaaacatttcCTAGTAGCTAagacttaacaaactagacttgattCAATGTAAAATCCCCTATCACAGGTTCCAGCAGTATTGCTAACCAAATTTTCAAGTCAGGATCTGGCCTCAAAGTCCAAAGGGATGGTTCCTTGTCTTCTTAGATGAAAGAGCAAGTGATTGAGAGAAAGATAGGAAGAGACTTgaggtgtttttgcccctcacttttctaGTCCAAtccaccctttgaaatgcattttcctgagggttacccctagataaagttccttctcACTTCTTGGGACAATAGAGATTAAAATGCAAATCAATCTGTTCCTGTCCCCCTTCACTGCCAAAGAATGGCTCCTTGACCAGTGATTGCCAATTAATTTTGATGACACCTGGTtagaggcatcagcttgtccttcGATTTTGAGGAACAGGTTTATCCACTCCCCAGACTTGGCTGGTAAACACATTTTGGTCATAATTTCAGCTTGTATCGCTCCATATATTTCACCATGACTAGtgagttatgagttttcaaatgatacatcacaaggcatattttgtacaaagattattacaatagtgcatatggtgtgaatacagggggCATTCAGTCACAAAGGTCCAGTCCTCTAATTGGATTCATGTATGTGGACCCTTGTGTCCATGCAGAGGTAGATTGACTTTATTGGGGATCCACATGGGCAAAGGTTCTCCCATGCTTATCTATGCAACTGCAGGACTGGAGCATAAATTCGGACATGTCACTAGAAATGAGAGTCATATATGGATGAAAGAAGAAATTGAGAGAAGAATAACATGCTCAAACTTTCTGGTTTTTCACATTATTTAAGACACACCAAGAGCAAACGTAGGCACGTAGGAATATTGGCATACTGATTTTCTCACAGTATTGTAGATCAGACTTTGTAATATGAAAAGCAGCCTTACTTGTTTATCACCAATGAGAAGTATCTAATCACTACACTGCATTGTTGTTTTGCAGTTGCTACAGCTAGTGACTGCCGGCAGTAGTTGAGGATGTTACTCTCTTGTACTATTACCTGGCAAACAGGTGCTTTtcaaagcaacagctgcattttaacAAAAGAGTTACGTTTTCTTTTTACCATTTTCAATTAGATAAAAGCAGCTGGTACCACTTTAGAGAGAAAGGGGCTCATGAATTATGCACTTCATACTGAAGTACTGGTTTCTTCATTAATACAACTGcctcctgccaggggctgagagAACCCTCAAGGAGGAAAACAATATCGCTTCTGCTCACAGCTCTAGACGCTGACAGTTAGTGGCATGAAAAAAATTAATGACACACAATGTCATCTTGCAACTTTTTATTATTACCCtttggttattttaaaatatgaagagCATCTGGGTTCAATACATTGGAGAGAAATACTAACTCAGATGTGCTCTATGCAGATTATAAAACAGTTTTGACAGCTAAAATTAACCGATTATGTGTTTTCCtatatagattaaaaaaatctgCTTATTCTCACACTGTGTATTTTCCAGAACTTtatcaatgtgatttttgccacTAGGTGGTACTAACGCACCTTGATGCCCCATCCAATGTGCTGCAAAGGGCCTATAACTATACTGGGATAACATTTGCCTTTAACCTGCATCCTTCATACTGGTGCAATCGCAAGAGTGAGGCTGATGTGCCATAAATTTAGTCATGGCGCATTAATTATTTCTGGAAAAGTAATTCCTGTGTACAGTATGTGGAGAATGGTGGAGTCCATTTTATAACCAGCTATGACCAGCTGGGTTGGGGCCACTATGTTAGGATCTACTTGGATTCCTGGATTTCCTCTTCCTGGGAGCATAAATTGGGAAAATTTAATTTCAGTGTTAATATATTTATTGACATGACACTGCAAACAGGTTTTACCAGAATTAATAGGGACAGGTCTCCAGCTCTTTCTCCATCTGGTATAGAGTAAGAATGGTGGGTGCtgtgtcttttctttttaaatagggCACCCTAAAAGAATCCGAAGAGAGAATCCAGGGTTGCAGGTTTGAGACACATCCTAATTCATGAGCAAGCATCTACATTACTGTACCTCACACAATACAGCAAACCATTTATTGTCATGTAATGGGACACATACACCACACAGCCAGTTAGGCAAGGAACCAGCCCATagaagggaagaaggagaggACTAGCTCCACACCAGACCTGAGCTGCCACCTAAAAAGgagagaatattttatttttgtagactagagtctaagcTACAATTCTTCAAAACCAAGGGGAGTAAATGTGGAATTAAATATTGCTGATGCTCATCAAATCAAATAATGTGTCCAGATTGTTTTTAATAGGGCTATGTAATTTTATTGACCACTAGCTATTTGCAAGCTACTTCAATAAAGGTAATCAAATAAACCGATTGCTTGTAGAGGTCATGGAGGAGAAATGTTACCCCTTTTGCTCTATAGTAGTGCACAATTGCAAAAGATGTATTTATTAATGACTGGAAAGAGAATTCTGTACTTACTTCCTCCTTTTCCATCTTCATCCTCTTCTGCCTGTTTTAATAGAAACATACtaacacaaacagaaaaaaaaacccagaacaaaaaccCATCAACCCCTAAATTCCAATACTTTTTACACCCTTTAAAGCCCCCAAACCACAATGTCTACAAATGAGAAACTAAGGGATGCAGCCAGTTCCCCACTGCCATGTCATCCTGCATCTCTCACTATCATCACCCCCACTCAATGTTAGCATTGCCTCTTAAAATTTGCAAAGATGTAAGCAAAGATCAAAAACAACATAtaattaagtgattataagtaaagCTCCAGAGGGGGATTCAAACCTGCGGCTCCCAcatgagtgctctaatcactgggctgtTGGATATAAGGGGAGCACCTCCACTTCCTCAGTTTTGTGAATGGTGCCTAAGTCCTCATATGAATGTAGccctttatttcctttgcatCTATTCAAAAAATGGTTCAAGATGCCCAAAATCCAACAAAATATAGTGGgttgaactatttttttttcatctctttggttctttgaaaattaaaatgaaaattggtttcaggttgacccaaaatgaatttttttttaaatttcttaaactgccagtgatttaaaaaagaaaaaaatcacataacTCTAGTAGTGACTGATGGAGAACTAGATGCAGGGGGGAATACTTGGACCCTTAATTAATCATTTCCAATACTTTTTGTTTAAGatgtaaaatatttgtaaaaatattaatattttgaatGATAGACTCCAGTGTTACACACTTCAAATCTTTACTCTTGTTAAGCTTATTGTGTATGAACAATCCTGTATGGCACTGCCAAAATGCATGGCACCAACTAATTCCTCAGGAAATAAATAATCATAACTAGCATGATTCTctggtgttattttgacaaataaaatatgcagacatttgaagaattttcaaatattgtgtgcagaatttttaatgttttggtgtagaattttaatgttttggcacagaattcccccagaagtaccaGATGTAAGATCATGCGTCATTTATTCCTTTTCTGGCAGCTGTTATTTATTCTCCGCTATTAAGAGACTGGTGTCGTGTATTCCTCTCTGACGTGGTGTATCAGTGTCATCCATGGAACTGAAGTTAGGAGGTCATACACTGTGTTCAGTGCTAGACGGaaatctgttgatttcaatgccagttccagggactggtggCTCTCTTAGGCCACCCTGAAGTTCCTCAGGCTTCTGGCGGGAAGCGAGGGTGCTGGGATCTGCTGCGTTTGGGTGGCTGCCGCAGGATCTGATgaggagggcaggggagagggctggCTTACCCAAACTCCTCTCTTGTTCCCCTGTTGGTGCCGCTCTAGCTGTGGCTGTTGGACGAAAGGGAAACTCCAGGGACTGGCTATGTGCCACTGTGATCTACACTGGGTTTGCTTTGAGTACAAGGATGCGTGGGGAATTGTCCTGCTTGTCGAGTGATGTTCTGGATTGGCCATGTGGGTTATTAATTATTGCTTCTGTTTTGAATGACTATGCAGCTGGCTAGATAAAAGGTCCCATCAGTGTGTAGTTCTTTGGAACAGCCTTGTGATCCTTTGACGGATTTGCTTGGTTTTCACCCCATACACTATTGGGTTGAGTACCGGGGGCACCAGCAAGTGGACGTTGGCCATTACGACATGGATGTTGGAACCCTGTATCTTCCCAAACCTGTGCACCATGGATAGGCCAATGAATGGCACGTAGAACAGGAAGACGGCACAGACGTGGGAGATGCAGGTGCCCAGCGCTTTGAGCCGGGCCTCTTGGCTCAGACTCAAGGCGGTTCTGAGAATGAAGACGTACGACAGGGAGATCAGCAGGGAGTCCAACCCAATGACAGAGGTAATAACAATCAAACCATAGATTATATTGACCTTTATGTCGGCACAGGCCAGCTTCATCACATCCTGGTGCAagcagtaggaatgggagaggactCTGGAGCTGCAGAAGGGCAGCCTTTTAATAAAAATGGGCAAGGGGGCCATCACGGTAGCTCCTCTGATTACCGCTGCCAGCCCTATCTTGGCTATTCTGGGGCTGGTGAGAATGGCTGCGTGCCGCAGGGGACAGCAtatggccacgtagcgatcaaaagccatggccaacAAGATGGTGGACTCCATGGCAGACAGAGAGTGGATGCAGAACATCTGGAGCAGGCAGGCATCGAACCCAATGGTGGTGGAGTTGAACCAGAGGAGGTCCATCATTCTGGGCATGGTGGATGTGGAGATCAGCACGTCGATGGCTGCAAGCATGCAGAGGAAAaggtacatgggctcatggaggctttgATCGGCTTTGATGATATAAATAATGGTGCCGTTCCTGAGGACGGCGAAGAGGTACAGCGAGCACAGAAGGAAAGCCAGCCAGAAATTCACTGCCTCCAGCCCTGGGATTC
This genomic window contains:
- the LOC101944015 gene encoding olfactory receptor 51E1-like, with amino-acid sequence MSASNNSSSSASTFTLIGIPGLEAVNFWLAFLLCSLYLFAVLRNGTIIYIIKADQSLHEPMYLFLCMLAAIDVLISTSTMPRMMDLLWFNSTTIGFDACLLQMFCIHSLSAMESTILLAMAFDRYVAICCPLRHAAILTSPRIAKIGLAAVIRGATVMAPLPIFIKRLPFCSSRVLSHSYCLHQDVMKLACADIKVNIIYGLIVITSVIGLDSLLISLSYVFILRTALSLSQEARLKALGTCISHVCAVFLFYVPFIGLSMVHRFGKIQGSNIHVVMANVHLLVPPVLNPIVYGVKTKQIRQRITRLFQRTTH